The following proteins are co-located in the Betta splendens chromosome 9, fBetSpl5.4, whole genome shotgun sequence genome:
- the LOC114863217 gene encoding beta-1,3-galactosyl-O-glycosyl-glycoprotein beta-1,6-N-acetylglucosaminyltransferase-like has product MRLLKQHRLLLKAVVALGSLWMLYLINFSKTGWNPTFAFGYSWLEYTDADGGPERVCNCPGILQGKREALEQAKLLTITKAFQDSIHTPDEYYITATQNCMNFRIRRKYLTFPLSKEEEDFPIAYSIVVHHKVENFERLLRAIYAPQNIYCVHVDKKAEASVLSAIKAITSCFSNVFMTSRTVSVVYGGWSRVQADLNCMADLYSASKKWKYFINLCGQDFPLKTNLEFVRMLRALTGGNSLESETMPQGKRWRVTNVHEVVDGKIKRTGKPKTPPPFNLPLMSGNAYIVVSRGYVQSVLKDYRILALIQWAKDTYSPDEFLWATIQRVPGVPGATRPNQKYDMTDLNAIVRLVKWQWHEGSEDSPQAVYPECQGSHVREICVYGAGDLPWLLEHHHLFANKFDTERDPIAVYCLEKHLRQKALSESY; this is encoded by the exons ATGAGGCTACTCAAacagcacaggctgctgctgaaggccGTTGTTGCACTGGGATCCCTGTGGATGCTTTACCTAATCAACTTCTCGAAAACTGGCTGGAATCCCACCTTCGCCTTTGGGTATAGCTGGTTGGAGTACACAGATGCTGATGGCGGCCCTGAGAGGGTGTGCAACTGTCCAGGGATCCTGCAGGGAAAGAGGGAGGCACTGGAGCAGGCCAAGCTCCTGACCATCACTAAAGCCTTCCAGGACAGCATTCACACCCCCGATGAGTATTACATCACAGCAACCCAAAACTGCAT gaatTTTAGGATAAGGAGGAAATACTTGACTTTCCCATTGagcaaggaggaagaggacttCCCAATAGCTTACTCGATAGTTGTGCATCACAAG GTGGAAAACTTTGAGCGACTGCTGCGAGCCATTTATGCACCCCAGAATATATACTGTGTCCATGTGGACAAGAAAGCTGAGGCTTCAGTCTTGTCTGCCATTAAggccatcacttcctgtttctctaaCGTCTTCATGACCAGTCGGACTGTGAGCGTGGTCTACGGCGGCTGGTCCCGCGTCCAGGCGGACCTGAACTGCATGGCTGACCTTTATAGCGCCAGCAAAAAATGGAAGTACTTCATCAACCTCTGTGGCCAGGATTTCCCTCTGAAAACCAACCTGGAGTTCGTGAGGATGCTCCGCGCGCTCACCGGCGGGAACAGCTTGGAGTCCGAAACGATGCCTCAAGGGAAGAGGTGGAGGGTGACGAACGTTCATGAGGTCGTAGATGGCAAAATAAAG AGGACAGGAAAGCCGAAGACGCCTCCCCCCTTCAACCTGCCCCTCATGTCAGGAAACGCCTACATAGTTGTTTCCCGGGGCTACGTGCAGAGCGTGTTGAAGGACTACCGCATCCTGGCGCTGATCCAGTGGGCCAAAGACACCTACAGCCCTGACGAGTTCCTCTGGGCAACCATTCAGCGGGTGCCCGGCGTGCCCGGCGCAACGAGGCCCAACCAAAAATACGACATGACGGACCTCAACGCCATCGTGCGGCTGGTCAAGTGGCAGTGGCACGAGGGGTCGGAGGATTCGCCCCAGGCCGTGTACCCGGAGTGCCAAGGCAGCCACGTCAGGGAAATCTGCGTGTACGGTGCCGGAGACCTGCCGTGGCTGCTGGAGCACCATCATCTCTTCGCCAACAAGTTCGACACGGAGAGAGACCCTATTGCCGTCTACTGCCTGGAGAAGCATCTGAGGCAAAAGGCGCTGTCTGAGTCATATTAG